A portion of the Halodesulfovibrio aestuarii DSM 17919 = ATCC 29578 genome contains these proteins:
- a CDS encoding phage holin family protein, translating into MPEKDFLVQLWGLLPPLVISVLGGLVRAVRTNCTFKATLIAMLVAAFTGVVVSLFLQDVAFLTPDQKAAVTGLAGYNGGKLLDILSKRTCELAENLKLKK; encoded by the coding sequence ATGCCGGAAAAAGATTTTCTAGTTCAATTATGGGGGCTTTTGCCCCCGCTTGTGATTTCTGTTCTGGGCGGTCTTGTTCGGGCGGTGCGGACAAATTGTACGTTTAAAGCCACGCTGATTGCCATGCTGGTAGCGGCCTTTACTGGCGTTGTTGTCTCGCTGTTTTTGCAGGATGTGGCGTTTTTAACTCCGGATCAGAAAGCAGCTGTGACAGGGTTGGCAGGATACAACGGCGGTAAGCTGCTGGATATTCTGTCTAAACGGACATGTGAGCTTGCTGAAAATCTCAAACTCAAAAAGTAA
- a CDS encoding helix-turn-helix domain-containing protein → MQPEKAYLPATAQGIADVIGFEKTMALVRGKRQSKCRSLYVPAPDRMKPSHWLVQTIGEESARDLATEYAGEPLTIPKCSSVTKLERNRQIIQMREQGMTHQDVARAMDMSVSSVKTVYYRWLKAQR, encoded by the coding sequence ATGCAACCGGAAAAAGCATATTTGCCGGCAACAGCGCAAGGCATTGCGGATGTTATCGGGTTTGAGAAAACAATGGCATTGGTGCGGGGCAAGCGGCAATCCAAGTGCCGTAGTCTGTACGTTCCGGCACCTGACCGGATGAAGCCTTCGCACTGGCTGGTACAGACAATCGGTGAAGAATCTGCGCGGGACTTGGCAACAGAGTACGCAGGCGAACCGTTGACCATTCCAAAATGTTCAAGCGTGACCAAACTGGAGCGCAACAGGCAGATCATCCAGATGCGGGAGCAGGGCATGACCCATCAGGACGTTGCGCGCGCTATGGATATGTCTGTGTCATCCGTGAAGACAGTCTATTACCGTTGGTTGAAGGCGCAGCGATAA